A stretch of DNA from Hemitrygon akajei chromosome 4, sHemAka1.3, whole genome shotgun sequence:
TATTAACTAAAATTGCAGCTGATCTTCTACTTCAATGCATATTCAACTCGTGTAATAAATATCCAGACATCTATCAATTTCAGTTTCAAATGCAATCAGCAACAAAGACTTCACACTATTCCAgggtagaaaattccaaagatccaTCATGCTTTGAGTGTAGAAATTTCAATCCTAAAAATGTAGCCCTTATTTTGTGATTTCAAAACCCCTTAGCTAGAAAAAACATCCTCTCTGTATCAAATCTAAATTCTAAAGCATAGAGACCTAACTTACTTAATCTtttcaacacacaaaaatgctggaggaactcagaaggtcagacagcatctaaagaaatgattAAGCAGTCAACATTCAGGCCAAGggccttcattaggactggaaaggaaatgggGGTGCCtgttcctttctagtcctgatgaaggtctcaggTAGAAACATCGACCGTTCATTcaattccattgatgctgcctgacctgttgagttcttccagcattttgtatgtgttactctggatttccagcatctgcagaatttcttgtgttcagtGTCTCTTCATATGTCAAACCATCATCACTGCAATCTATGCATTTTTAAATAAGACTAAAACAGTACACAATTACTCCAGATGTTGTTTTATCAAGGCCCTACTTAATTGTAGTATGATATCTTTACTCAGTATTCAGTGCCCTTATAATTAAGGCTAAAATATCATTTTCCTTCCTAATTACCCAATGCACTAGGTGCCTTTGAAGATCAACATCACTAAACCTATCATCATTAAAATATACTCACTGTTTCTGCTTTTTTATCAAAATGGATACATTTTCATATTGTAGACTACCTGCCATGCTGTTGCCCTTTCACTCACCATGTCTATGTCCTGTTTAAGCTGTGTTGCATCTTCATCACTACACACAATCCTACTTGGTCTCATGAAAACTTAGGAGTAATACATTCAGTCCTCTCTGACATTATGATATTTGCTGTGAATAGTCAGGCCCAAGCACCAGtttctgtggcaccccactagtcatggTATCTCAACCTGAGAAAGACTAATTTATTTTTACCATTTGCTTTCTCTATATTAACCAAACCACAATCCATATTGGTATATTACCTCCAACTGTATGTGCTCTAACCTTATTCAGCAATCTCCTATATGGGACCTGACTGCAAGTCTTTTGACAGCCCAAATATTTCTAATCCACTGGTTCCATCTCGTCTACTTTACTAGATACAAAGACAAAGAACTCTGAATGATTAGCTAAATATGGCTTTCTTTTGAAAATCCCATGGTGTTTCTGCTCAAACATACTATTTTCTTACTTGATATGATATCCTTCATTGAATCCAAGACTTTACCAACAACTGATGTCATGCTAACAGATTattagttttgtttttaaatcCCTCCTCTCCTAAATAGTGGGGTCATATTTGTTACCTTAAATTTGTAGGAACTATTACAGAACTTATCAAACCCCACCTTGCAAAACTCTGGGATTCAGGTCATCAGATTCTTGAGACTCATCAGTTTTCTTGTTCATTAATTTTTCTCAGTATTACATTTTAAATAATAATGATTTATTTTAGTTCCTTATTTGCACATGATGCTTAGTTCTCTGGTATAGCTGTTTTTTAATGTTATTCTTCATAAAGACAGTATCTGTTTAATCCCATATATTTGTCCCAAATTTGCCTCATTAGTCTCTTTTTTATAGAAGCTCTTTTTTAAGAATATCATCAGCACCTTGAACTATCAGATAACTGCAAAAACTTAGTTTGCATATACAAGGAGACTGAGGTACAGATAATGAAAAAAGGATTTAAAAATCTAATTCCCATTCTGGAATCAAGAAGAATATTATTCATATGAGAGGAAGATATTTTAGAAGGGACATTAAGAGCTCGTTTATACACATAAAAATCAATAAACATCTGAAACAGCCTCTGTTCTTATTTCTCCTATTACAGGTGTGGTACTGCTGTGAAGTTCTGAAGTAAATGATTGTGCTTTACTATAACATAAATCCCATTTAAAATACTTAGATCATAATAATCTTAACAAAACACATGTAGCAAATTCCTATGTACTCCTGATATGGTATCTTAGCCAAAACATATTCAGAAAATGACTTCTGTAAAAATATTGTTTCTGATATAGTCTTCATTTACACTGTTGCAAATGATGTATATTCATCACTTCAAAGTTAATTGACAAAAATTTATAACTCATCTGTATATTAAGCTTTGCCACAGAAAGTAGACTGAACAGGCTAATGCTACagatgtcagaggtaacaggagttCTTCCACTTTCAGTGGCTGCATTATTTCTCAGGAAATAAAGTGCTGTTCCGATTTTTTTTTGCTTATGAATATGAGGGATTGTTAATCAGATCTTTTCTCGGTTACAGAGGCTCATTCCAAATTGGGTCATTTCAAAATTCTACATATAAGAGCACTAGGAAGAAAAATGAACAAATTATAGAAACAAACACTGCTAATGTGAGAGTTTGTCATATCTTCTTAATATAATTATTTTATTCATATTTTTAAAAGCAATCTGAAAAATAAATACTGTTATAATCTAGTTGTCACGTAATCACCCTGTGTCACAGTCCATTGGTTCACGTGGTCTTCATTCCCTGATTCATTTGCCAGAGTATCCTCCGTTGTTTCTAATGAATTAGCACTTGTAGTGCCATCTGTTGATTGTCTTTGCGAaaatacattaaccttttctcCTATTTCTGATTTCCATATATTACTTGTATCTAGATCTTTCTTGTCTGAGTCACTGTTACTGACCAAAGTTTGCTCCAAGTCTCTTCCACCACCTTTGTTGGAGTTTCCTCTGTTTTTCAGTAGGTTTACTTCTTGTGTAACTTCCTCAGAAACTGTGAAAATCTTATTAGAGTTCTGATCTGCATTGCATGGTTTTGTTCGTCTTCGAAAAAATCCTAAATTTTTGAAAGATTCTTTAACAATACTTTTACTGTTTTGCTTTTCCTTGGATATGTCAGTTGCTTTTGGAGTTGATCCATTGCTTAAGGTATTACAAGGTGCTGGAGAATCCGATACTTTAGACATTGGTTTTGAACAAACTAAAGATGTCAAGTCATAAAAGCTTAGTTTGTTCTTCGGTTCACTTGCATGTGTTAACTTTTTTGAAACAGTCGTGTGCTCAGTTGTTCGATCTTCATTCTTAAATACTTCATTGAGATCTGATATTCTGGATGCTGTGCTAAAGCTGGAGGCCTGTACACCAGAGAGCTTGTTCCCCTTTAGAAGACCCAGAACTTCATAGCGGAAGCTGGAAATATCCTGTTTCAGTTCCTTTAATCACAATGAaatttaactttaaaaaaaattattcagtGAACCCATAGCAAAGCAaacatatattttttttaaatgataaatCAATAGCCTTAGTTAAAAGTCTCATAAAATCAAGCTGCTAAAATCAGGAATATTCAGAGAAATACCATATTGCTCAGCCACTCTGCGTAAATGGCATTTAATATTGGGTTTTGTATCTAAACCATAGAGAATAttattaaaactccactttagtAGTTAACAAAGAGTATAATTAAATTTGCATTAGTAATAATAGCAATTTCAAAGAAAAATCTCATTTTATATAATATTTTGAGTATATCGATGCCTTTTTTTAAAGTCAAGCACGCAACAATAACGTACCTGCTTTGTAATACTTTGTATGCAAACTTTCTAATATTCAAGATTATATATTATTTTGGAAAAGGTGGAGAACAGGGTTGAAATGATATACCAAATCATTAAGGATGTTTAGAAAGAATGGAGTCATGGTTTCACTACACCTGATATATAGAACTATAGTGGCTGATGTTGTATCTGTAATTTACCTGTCTATTCCCCAGATAAACAGCATTCTTAAAAGAATTATCCGTCTTTAATGAGATATTTTCCTTTTTACTTTCTGTTAAAAGTGGCAACTATTAAAattatgcatactgtatattacTGATATTATTTTGCTAAGAATAATTTGTTAAACAATATTTGAAAAATAACACCTTGAAATTCTCTTCAGTCAGCCCTTCTTCAGTTTTGGCATCTCTTATCATTGCAGCAACATATCTTTTCACCAAGTTTCTTATGACTTCCTGGAAGAACAAAAAGAAACATTACTTATACTATAGATTATAGAAAGCTATGCTGTCATGCAGTTAGAGCTTTGGAATGAAATATTATGTTGATGTGCCTTTGCAGAAAACATACATTTTAAACAGATTAATAAAATATTTCATTAAAATAGGGATTTGTCATTTGGTTTGCATACAGAGTTAACTTGCCAACTAGTATTAGAATAAAAGATTGGGAACATATGGTTCTATTGTAAACTCAATGAAGGTTACAAAATTTCTACCACTTTAAAGTATGCTGAAggtttaaactgaatgttctggGAACAAAGAAGCATTTAATTGGTGGCTGCAAGCTTAATAGTTGCGAAGACAGAAATGTACTCAGAATATAAGTGTTGAATGACATGCGGCACCAGGCATACATAAAAAGAAACACTAACCTAGTGAATCCAATAACTCATGGGCAAATACTTGCAAAGACTCTATTTTGATGATTGTATTTCTTATGCCAGTGTTTTTGAGAAATCTTCCTTTTTTCTTAATTGTCACTTCCTTACATTATTGTGGAAAAACCCTCAAATGAGTTTATTTGATTTTTCTCATTTTAGTTCTTGTCCAAAGTGGAAAAGGACATGTTTCCCTGTCCTCAACTTCCACCCCAACTGCCTCCACATTCAAAGATCATTTCTTATCATTTCCACCAGCTTCAATAGGTTGCCATTACTAGATACAGCTTTCCCTCCCTTTCAGTATTCTGAAGGCACTGTGTCTCTGTAACTCTTTGGTTTACTCTTCAATCTCCATCAAAACACACACCCCATTCATTTCCAGCTGAAGGGAATGCAACACCTGCCACTTTACTTTTTCActtcccaccatccacacactaAAATATTCCTTTCAGACGAAGTATTTAATTTCATATTAAGTGCAGCACATTGTGCTCACCATATGATCTTCTCTAAATTGAAGAAACCAAAGGCAGATGGAACCACACTTTACAGAAAGATTTCAATCAACTTTCAGAAGTAATTGTGCTTTTATCATCACCATTTTGTTCCATCTAATCCGGACAGAGTGTCTGTAAACAAGAAGCATCACTCCCTCTATTGGCTAGTACAATTACTATTGCCAAAATAGTCTCCTCTTGGCCCCCCTTTAGCCACAGACATCTTTCTGTTCTTTCTACTGTTCCCCTTCTCTCCAACTTGAAATGTGTCCAAATCTTACCTAAATTAAACttagaaaacacaaaaatacGTATTAAGGATTGGTTAATGATTTTAGAAAAATAAAAATGCACATAGATCCTACTGTAGAGTTGAAAAAAGTCTTCTTGTTGATTCTATAAGATACTCAGTAATGATTCTATTTACATGAATAAATGTTTCAGACACGGAGATGTTAAAAAAATACATTTACCTGATACTGGTGATTTCGTCTTAGATTATTAGCTGCACGcctctttaaaaataaaaaaaatatataaatgaaaTAAACATATAAAGCATTTTAATTTGAGGAGGTAAATGAAACTGTTTGCTAAAATATTGACGTCTATAAAATATGCACGAAGAAATTTCATTTCTTACCCCAAGAGACCCAAGACTTTCAGGCTTTCTTCGCTTTTGCTTACAGAAAACTTTGACACATAAATGATTTCTTATCCATGTCAGTAAATACCAAACAGATTTTGGACTTGGAATGATGTTAAAAGGAGTTGGAAGAGTTCCACCTTCTTCAAAATAACTCATCCAAAGTTTTGTTCTTGCAAATTTCCATTCAATATCAGCATGATCCTGTAACATATCAAATCAGATGGTGACATCACTTGTTATTGTTTATGATGTTGTTTAATTTACTGTACTTAGATTCTAGAACCATAAACAAAAGTGAATGGCAATTCCTTTTTGGAGTAATCATTTTCTGAACCATTTCTGTCATTTACtgtatattagaccataagacataggagcagaattaggccattcagcccattgagtcggctccaccattccatcaataGCTGCTGctggatcctactcaaccccatacccttgccttctcgccataatctttgatgacctgaccaatcaggaaactatcaattttcactttaataTTTTCATGGTCATGGAAATTAAAGGATCCTgtacactcccaccataggaaacatcctctccacatccaccttatctagtcctttcaacattcggtaggtttcaataagatttcttccacattcttctaaattccagtgagtacaggctcaaagctgccaaacgcttctcatatattaacccctttattcctggaatcatccttgtgaacctcctctggactctctccaatgacaaagcatcctttctgagataggggtccaaaactgctgagAATACTCCAAATGCGCCCTGACTAGTGACTTATAAAGTCTTGGCattatttccttgtttttatattctattctccttgaaatgaatgccacattgcatttgccttctttaccacatacTCAGCATGTAAAATagccttctggaagtcttgcatgaggacttctaagtccctttgcacctccccatttcgataatagtctgcacttttgttccttttaccaaaatgaattAGCATACATTttccaaaactgtattccatctgccacttttttgcctgttcttccaatttgtctaagtccttctgaaattgcattgcttcctcagcactatctacccctacaactatcttcgtatcatctgcagactttgccacaaagccatcaattccattagctaaatcactgacatataatgtgaaaagtaataGTCCCAATAATAactcctgaagaacaccactagccactggcagccaagcataaaaggccccctttattcccactcgctgttaAGATTTCTATAAAGTTTGACAATCTATCTTAAGCCTTTATAATAGCCAAATGTAAGTAATTCCACATCAATTTAAACAGATTGAATTTAAACTTAAAAATAATATAGAAATTGCAATATAGAATCAAATCAGGATACAAACTGAAAAGGCAGATAAATATCCTAATAATTATAAATGGACAAAAGTATTACGTAAGAGTATTGATTTTTTAATCTCTAGCTTTATGACTAGTATGCGAACACATATTTTAATTGATACATTGAAATATATACAGAAAGAACTCACTGCAATAAGCTGATAAGAATTGTTCATCATAGCAATCAACATGTTCAAGAGAACCACTAGAGAAATTATATTGTATGTTCCAAACATAGTGGCTCCAACAAACTCCGTGAATTCATGCCGAGCCTTCACATTGGTCACATATAGATTAATGAGACCAAAGATTGACCAAAACAGTGATTGAAGAGTCTCAAATAACCTGCAAAATTAAAAAAGTGACCATCAAGTTAATTGCTTAAAAGAAGACATTTGGCATATTGCAGCAATTTAAAAATGAGCAAATAAATGAAGTAATTTCAGTTACCAAAACTACTTCAAAAGATCAACCAGTAAGATAGTAGATGGCTGCCTATCAAGTTTGGAATAATTTAGGTAATTAAAGCAACATGAAGTTTCAGTGCCAACGAATGTTTTTATCAGATGCATTCAAATCCACCTTGTTTGGTTAAAAACACATTCATAGATTACACTTCAAAATTAGGCCTTTGTGCATTGTATCCCTGCCTGCTTTTGAAAATGAGCTATCCAACTACTAACACTTTTGTGTTATTTCCCATACTTATCCTTCTTTTGCTTTCAAGTATTTACCCAATCCGCTATTAAAAATTCCTACTGGATTTCTATCCATTGTGAAATAAAACAAATTCTGCTGTCTCCTGTGACCTTTAATACAAATCTCAAGCTCCAAGGTTTTTCTTTTCTGAAGAACAAGTATTGATTCCCATATCCTTGGGTCTCCTGAAAGCAATAATTCAAAACAAAATATGAACTCAGCAACAATAACTCTCTGCACTTCACAGTAGTGGCCATATCGTTCAAATAGAATGACGTTTTCTATGCAGGATTTAATATTTCTAGATAGGCACAGAGAGGGCATTAGgtgttttgaagatctttttatagaTAAGTGCTTTGCAACTTTTGAACAATTGTCTGTAAAGTTTGGCCTACCTAACACTCATTtcttcagatatctccaaattagacattttatcaaccCTTTAATACCAAATTCTCTTGAGGTACCCGTTAAAAACATTGTAGATTTATTTCTTCATATGAATCCATTGGGTAAAGTTTTAATTATTACTATTCAAGATATGTTAACGATGTTGAAACAAACCCcctttgacaaaattaaaactgcctgggagcatgatttaaatttttctttgtctaatgaggtttgggattcaattctcaagtcagttaattcaacttctctatgtgctcgccactgccttttacagttcaaggtggtacacagggctcatatgtctaaaactgAATTGTCAcggttctatcctgatattaatCTGTTGTGATAAGTGCAAagggggcgaggcctctcttattcatatgtattgggcttggcctagcttggagaaattatggagagattttttttaactttatctcaCATACTTAATTACTAtttggaacctaaccctctgattgctctttttggtacTTTGAGAGAAGCTGACATGCATTTAACTCTGACTAAACATCGCACATTGTCTTtcgcctctcttttggccagacgtgcagtccttcttaggtggagagatgctgcccctcccacccatgctcaatggcttagcgattgatgcatcatcaataactttctgagacgtgaggcgagatataggcttttattggctggaagaaagaacaagcagcaattgaccaccatactacatcctggagactgaggacagggctcaggccccaatcgcctttataccggggtctgtgggaggagccacggtcagtgggaggagccacaggagcagtcagcgggggagggggggggaggcgtgtccagacaggtatatgtagttcaccacagcgatattatgtcctgcttagaccttgaaaagattcattattcactacttaattcagatataaagttccaaaaggtgtagggactttttcttgaatattttcataatgcccatttagattaagggtgcatcccagcccttttttttgcatttaaatcccttacttccagcttcttacggTTAAGATTTATGGTTTTTTTATTTGTAAGCATATTATAGTttaggtagtaggcaatataacttctttttataaatacagctctaTGGTGATATggttctgattaacttttttatatattgtaaGGTTGACTTGGAgttggtagtgggagggtggggtggtaactaactttacacaattctactatgggtgctttgcttaattgttatgaattatacttggatatgtttgttttgcactgtatatacctcttttttattgttttttttgctgttgcattgtaaaaactcataaaaaaattaaaaaaaacagaacaatGTTAACAAATCTAAAATTCTCAACTAAGAAAGAAACAAAACTgaaaataatgtatttaaatttATTGAACAATGATGCCACCTCCCCAACACAGCCAGGTAAAAGTAATCCATTTTATTTGACACTTCCATGTTAACAATATATGATGTTAAAAGTAAAGAAAACACGCCATTATTTTCCAAGGACCTCTGCGCAGTCTCCTCAATTCCAAGCTCAATCATAGAAAGGTGCACAGAGAAAACATTTGAATATTTTTTGGGAACTTACTAAGGCCTTAATATAGTTTTCTGCAGTAATTTAGATGAGCTGAAGGTTGAGATCCAGGATTCCACTGGTTGTTCAAAGAATAACATTTGATCCTATTTCCTTACAAAGCATCTTTAATTTCCCCATGCATAGCAGAAACATGGCCACAAACTTGGAAAATTACATCCATAAAGAACACTGTCGTAATTAAAATGAATAAAGGTGCTTACGTTGAAAAGGCATTGTTCTGTTTTTCACACCTTATCCCTTTGCAGCTATTCGGTTCATCTGATGCATTTGTCTCATAGTAAAAGTACAACTGATTCAGTCCATTTGCAAAAGCTAGCAATACCAGACAGTATATGAACAAGAATTTCAGAATATCCAAGAGCATACGTCCAAGAGATATTTGCAGGGGCCCCAGATGAGAGTTAGCGGTGAAAAGTGAGATTAAGCGAAGAGAACTGAAGATATTTGCAATGGCAAATAATGCCTCAGCAACTAAGGTCGGATGCCACATTTCCCAGTCTTCACGTTGGCGTGAACCACTGTACTTTAAACAAAATAACAATGTCAGTAAAAAACATGTATTCACTTTGATTTCCTTATTTCAGGGACTTATTAAAGATTGATTGCAAGGTCCCAAAAataacattttctattttataaatCATAAAATATTCATACTAAAACACGTTTAAAGAAACGAGTTTTGTCTTGCTTACTTAATGCAATCTAAATATAAAGCCTACCATCCTTAACGTGTATTTGATAACTATTTCAAAATACTTAGAATATAAttattttaacttaattattGTTATTTATAAGGATATCAAATACAATGATGAAGCCAATAACTGACTTGTCTTGCTATTTTATTGAGATTTTGGAGTAGACGTTAAGTATAGTAACTGGGTGCTTACAAATACTAGTGTTGTATGGACagcatttttatatatttttaaattcaaAAGATATCTTTATCTATTTGAAAACATAATTGTTACTGCTGTGAAAACTACTGCTTTTACAATTGATCTGGAAATGATGCAGAAGACAATCTTTTCTTCAAACTCCTGGTTAATTATAGGATACTATTTGATTAAAAATGGAAAACAGAATTCAAAACATTTCATAAATGAAGAATTGTAGTTCTGAGAAGTGCAATTCAATGCTTTAATAATAGCTTTTCACATGACCATTTATCCGAGTGCATCTCATTTCAAAATATTATCAACTTTCATCTAAGACAAACTTCCTGGGCTTTTCACAAAACAAATATAGTAAATTGTGAATTACCAATATGTTTGAAAATTTCTAAATATAAAGTTACACTGAAAGATATGCCTTTGAAACTGTTTTAATCAAAACATCAATTTGTAATTTAAAGTACGAATTAAAACACCAATATTATATTAATTTCATTGTAATTAATATTTAGTTCCTTATAATTTTATTTAAGCAATATTAGCTATCAAAGGCTAGATTTTCTAAGTATTTTCTCATGGTAAGATATCTGATTACACTCATATTCCAAGTAGGTAATGAAGAAGCAGTCTTAGTGTGAGAAATGGAGTTTAAAAAATGATATAAAGACTATACTGATCTTGAATATTTAGTTGTAGAATACACTTGGTAAACTATATACTTTATCAATtcattttctcttttcttttgtcAGAATCTCACTAAAATTCTATCCTGGTATATTGATCCTGGTTTCTTATTGACTATACTTTCAGAGGTTTTGGTGATAATATCTGGGTAAGTCTGCCTACAAATTAGTCTACAGTACTAATCTTACTTTTTAGAACTTGCCTCAAAATGTAATGCCATTGCACAATGAATTTCTGCGGAGGAGTTGAATGTACTAACATTGCCACCTAGTGCTTTTGGAAACACATACTACTGGGATAAATTTCTTATATTTATATATAGTCATATTTTGTATTTCTATTTTTCCGTTTTAACATTTCTATCACTAGCTTCTCTCAAGAACTTTACATTTTTCTGTTACTCTCTTTATCATTCTTTTAGTCTATTTTAACCCTCGTCATCTATTTATTTTATTAGCATCTCATCCTCCAACATGTTACTGgttgcatttgtttttttttccacttaTTCGATATGCCTCCCTCATTTGTCCTCCACTACGGCTTTTCTCCTCATACTTTTTGAGATACTTTTCACTCTCATGTTTTTTTTCTTCCCTTTTACTCTATTTCACTTCACTTTCTCTTTTGTTTCTGTCTTTTcataattgtagaaaataaaaaaTGAGCAGGACTTTAGTTGTTTGAATATACAAATTTATTTTTGCTGTTTCAAACCATGCACAATTTAATATTCTGACTGAGTTGGAGTTAAATATTTGTCAATAGTATTTTTTCCTCAGTTGAAACCAATAGAGATATGGAAAATAAATACCTTAACAAAAGCAACTATTTTAAGAGAAATTGTTGCTAGGTATAAAGAATTCATCACAAAATCCATTAGATTCCACCAGTCATGTATGTAATCTTGAAGTCCACCATCCCACATTTGCTTTATTTCACCCCAAATGAAACCTGTTATTAAAGAAAGAAGGTACTTCTGAAAATACATCTAGATTTTCTTAAGAATAAAAATATACACAGCAGCAAAATTCTTAAATAAAAACAGCTGTGAATTGCTCCTAACTTAGTCAAACTATATTTTGCCATTTCACATATTTTATTGCCTGAAGTTTCTCAAGTTATAAATTACTGAATGCCTAATTGCAGCAATtcattaaaaaaacatttttctCATTATGAGGTAGATTTTGATCTTAAACGTTTTAGATTCATCATGCAGAATAAACTGTCTGCCCAATATAAACCTAGTCTGAATTTCACTCCATAGTTTGATGAAATGGAATTCAGCTGGATTGCATAACAGGGCAAACTTTCTGATTTGACAGCTACAGAAGCAAATAAAGTACTTTATATTTTTAAACATGATAAAATATGCAATTTTGAAACCGTTTCATTCCACATGTTTCACAAGCCACAATGTTAttcaaaaattaattttaaaccTGTTATAATAATCATGTTCTATTTTAGGATGGAAACATTCCTCTACAGCCTTGACATGATTTCCAGCAATTTAATCTACATATTAGAGAAAATATGTATTTGTAAATTTAAATATGCCATCAATATTTCTGCATTTTATTTTTAGAAAATAAATGTATTCATTATACATCTACTCTTACAAATAAAATGCTTAGAACCACTTTGGTATCATTTATAATTTAATGACAGTTCATTGAACATTTTGACTAAAAAATACTTCTTAGCAAGTGTAGTCACCATCAGTAACAGAAAGAATAGTTAACTTGCACTTGAGCTTCTATATACATTAATGAGATAATGACTAGATTTCCTTTACTATTGTGGATTGAGAAATAAATGTTGGGCAAGATAATATGGAGAACCTCTCCACCCTTCCAACAATCTTCCATGTGAGAACGAAGTACCCCAGTTTAAAATTTCATTCAGAAGATAATGGGGCAGCATTTCTGTGCTACAATTTTCTGCCTAGATCTCTGGAATAGCTCAGGCGCAAAAGTGCTCCCCTTTACAGCTAACAATAAACCCTAAGCCATCCATTAAATTGATGGATAAATGGCTTTATAGCTCAC
This window harbors:
- the LOC140726919 gene encoding short transient receptor potential channel 4-like — encoded protein: MAQLYYKKSDNAPYRDRISLRIVRAESELSPAEKSYLSAVEKGDYASVKQALEEAEIYFKININCIDPLGRTALLIGIENENLEIIELLLSFNVYIGDALLHAIRKEVVGAVELLLNHKKPRGEKQVPPILLDKQFSEFTPDITPIILAAHTNNYEIIKLLVQRGVSIPQPHEVRCNCVECVSSSDVDSLRHSRSRLNIYKALASPSLIALSSEDPFLTAFHLSWELRELSKVENEFKSEYEELSHQCESFAKDLLDQTRSSRELEIILNYRDDNSILEVQALNDLSRLKLAIRYHQKEFVAQPNCQQLLASRWYDEFPGWRRRHWIVKFITCISVGLLFPIFSVCYLIAPKSTLGLFIRKPFIKFICHTASYLTFLFLLLLASQHIDRTDLNMQGPPPTIVEWMILPWVLGFIWGEIKQMWDGGLQDYIHDWWNLMDFVMNSLYLATISLKIVAFVKYSGSRQREDWEMWHPTLVAEALFAIANIFSSLRLISLFTANSHLGPLQISLGRMLLDILKFLFIYCLVLLAFANGLNQLYFYYETNASDEPNSCKGIRCEKQNNAFSTLFETLQSLFWSIFGLINLYVTNVKARHEFTEFVGATMFGTYNIISLVVLLNMLIAMMNNSYQLIADHADIEWKFARTKLWMSYFEEGGTLPTPFNIIPSPKSVWYLLTWIRNHLCVKVFCKQKRRKPESLGSLGRRAANNLRRNHQYQEVIRNLVKRYVAAMIRDAKTEEGLTEENFKELKQDISSFRYEVLGLLKGNKLSGVQASSFSTASRISDLNEVFKNEDRTTEHTTVSKKLTHASEPKNKLSFYDLTSLVCSKPMSKVSDSPAPCNTLSNGSTPKATDISKEKQNSKSIVKESFKNLGFFRRRTKPCNADQNSNKIFTVSEEVTQEVNLLKNRGNSNKGGGRDLEQTLVSNSDSDKKDLDTSNIWKSEIGEKVNVFSQRQSTDGTTSANSLETTEDTLANESGNEDHVNQWTVTQGDYVTTRL